A window of Oncorhynchus masou masou isolate Uvic2021 unplaced genomic scaffold, UVic_Omas_1.1 unplaced_scaffold_3958, whole genome shotgun sequence genomic DNA:
GGTGGACCTGTTATTTGCAAGAACAAGAACGTGGCACATGGTATTGTTGCTTCTTTTCAGTAATCCACTGAAATGTGATGATGGTAGATTCCCCCGTGTTTACATAAATCTTTCCTTCTTTAAGTCCTGGATTGAAGAGGTGATTAATGGATAGCTTTAAAAATAGATATACATTCATATAAAAATAATGCATGCATAAATAGATATATCATAAATGCATAACTTGTTGTGTACgaatatacaggtaactgacaaaatagtGGAAActcttgagtaaatgagggataaaaATGATTTTGAAACATACACTTCCACaaaggtgtggttcctgagttgaTGAAGCAATTAACATCATGATTATGGTCATATGTAGAAAAATGCTGGGCagtccattattttggctaccatggcaatGAAtacataggatgacaatgccgccatccacagggcacgagtggtcactgaatgatttgatgagcatgaaaaactATGTAAACCATATGTCAtagccgtctcagtcaccagatctaaacccaattgaacactttaCGGGAGATTGTGGAACGGCGCCTGAGACCAGCGTTTTTCCCCActgtcaacaaaacaccaaatgatggcatttctcgtggaagaatgatgtcacatccctccaatagagttccagacagttGTAGAATCTATGTAAATCTATGTAAATTTCTCGTGGGAAGAAtgatccctccaatagagttccagacacgtGTAGAATCTATGTCAAGGTGGGTTGAAGTTGTTCTGGTGGCCCAACAACTCTATTAAGACACTttgtgttggtgtttcctttactttggcagttacctgtagaggTCTGCTTAATAAGGAACATTGTGTGTATTTTTTTCTTTCAGTTTTGATTGGTGGAGCTGTACAGTAATGGCATGTCCCACAttctctgttttttttatttttttattaatcaaTTACAGCTTTTACTGCAATGAAATGTTACGTTTTCTAAAGCCAAACCTTTGTGACTCAGTGGTTAATATTTTGCATGTTGAACCCATGTAACAtttgtaaataaaaaatacatttttgtactTTAGGATAATATAATTTttcaaatatttgtatttgttaaTTAACTAGTGATTTTAAAATATTGTCAATGCTTAGTCATTGTGTGCATCAATCCTTTAATTTACCCCTAATACAATGATGAATTAAATGCCACACGCATCCATATCATCTCCCAAAGCAAACCACTTATTTAGTCTGGGAAAATGTAACAGAATGCTTGAAAAGATTAATCTTGAAAAGATGAATCTTTTGAAGTTAGATGAATGTGATTTGACAATAATGTAGGGCAGTTGTACATAAATACTTTTTAAATACAGATGTATACTTAATTAGACTGTAAATCCAGGGTTATATTTTATTAGACTGTAAATCCAGAGTTATCTTTCATTAGACTGTTACAATATTtccccattattctttaaaaaattcttcaagctctgtcaagttgattgttggtCATTGAAAGACAGCCATTTGCAAGTCTTGCAATATATGTTCAAGCTGATTTAAGACAAAACTTTAACTctgtcactcaggaacattcaaagtCATGTTGGTATGCAACTCCCGTATAGATTTGGaattgtgtttcaggttattgtccaggtggaaggtgaattcatctcccagtgtgttggaaagcagactgaaccaggttttcctctaggattttgcatgtgctgaacttatttaggcttgccttaaCAAAGGGGGTTGAATACTCGTTGATTCAAGACATGTCAGCTTCACAATTTAATTAATTTCTAAAATGTTCAAAAAACAAAATTCCCCTTTGACgtcatgggatattgtgtgtaggccagtgacacacaatTCAATCAATTTAAAATGCAGGCTGAAATACAGCAAAATGACCATAGATGACTGTATGGACTTtcgaccctgtgtgtgtgtgtgtgtgtgtgtgtgtgtgtgtgtgtgtgtgtgtgtgtgtgtgtgtgtgtgtgtgtgtgtgtgtgtgtgtgtgtgtgtgtgtgtgtgtgtgtctaagattGTGTAGCCTGTCCTCTTCTGTTCCACTGAAACCTGTCATATTTGTGTACCTCTGACCTAGTTATTGAGAAACCACCATCCACCTCTATGCGTTTCCTGTTGTTGTTCTGTGAACCAACACCGTCTCAGAAATAGACAGGACCCTAAAGCCCACCCAGCTCAACGTGGTCTCTGTTGCTAGGCAATACATTCTCCAGAAACAACTTTGCGGTGACATTTGCAGGTCTTTCACACTCTTTCTCACCTTCTTTCACCTCTCCTCTGTGAGTGACAGAGTCTGGAGTCTCAGGTTATAGAGTGGTATTTTGATCTGTTTGTTTTGGAACAAACAAATTAAATGTTTCAACGCTCTGGCGAGTAGCTGAGAAAAGTACATCCTCTCACATCCACCGAGCCGCTCGGCTATGATTCTAGAAAGGAAAAAATGATTCAATGAAacgctggagagatgagagttgaTCTGTGAGAGATACAGGTGAGCTTCTCACGTAGCCATGGCAACACGTTGGTCCCAAATATAGCTTACAATGTTACGCAAACCGTAAGCCCGGGCCAACCCAAATCAACTCTTAAAATAGGCCCAGGCAGTAAATCTAAATAACGAAAAGGAAACTCGAATGAACTTTGATCGCCTTTATtcacatttttttacattgtagaaagtGACTATTACTTTTCATGCCACAAGAGATGCTGAATCCGGCCAAATCGGTTCccggaacagaaacagacaggtgtCGGGTCCTGTTTCCTGCCGGCTCAAATTAACCACTGTGTACTTCTGACctaatgttctgtactgtactgttgacttACTATCCTGTCCTGTACTGTAATGTTGAGCGACttttatgtactgtactgttgaccaaCTGTGCTCTGAGGGGATtagaactccctagaaaggcaggaaccaaggaagaaacctagagaggaaccaggctgtgagggggtttaaactacctagaaaggccggaacctaggaagaaacctagagaggaaccaggctgtgagggggtttgaactccctagaaaggcaggaacctaggaagaaacctagagaggaaccaggctgtgaggggtttgaactccctagaaaggctggaacctaggaagaaacctagagaggaaccaggctgtgaggggtttgaactccctagaaaggctggaacctaggaagaaacctagagaggaaccaggctgtgagggggtttgaactccctagaaaggctggaacctaggaagaaacctagagaggaaccaggctgtgagggggtttaaactacctagaaaggccggaacctaggaagaaacctagagaggaaccaggctgtgaggggtttgaactccctagaaaggcaggaacctaggaagaaacctagagaggaaccaggctgtgaggggtttgaactccctagaaaggctggaacctaggaagaaacctagagaggaaccaggctgtggggggtttgaactccctagaaaggctggaacctaggaagaaacctagagaggaaccaggctgtgagggggtttgaactccctagaaaggctggaacctaggaagaaacctagagaggaaccaggctgtgagggggtttgaactccctagaaaggcaggaacctaggaagaaaagtagagaggaaccaggctgtgaggggttttgaactccctagaaaggcagaaactaggaagaaacctagagaggaaccaggctgtgagggggtttgaactccctagaaaggctggaacctaggaagaaacctagagaggaaccaggctgtgagggggtttaaactacctagaaaggccggaacctaggaagaaacctagagaggaaccagactctgaAGGGGTTTGAACTCCCTAGCAAGGCAGGAAcctgggaagaaacctagagaggaaccaggctgtgaggcaAGGCCAGTCTCTTCTgactgtgctgggtggagattataagagcaCATGGCCATTTATTACCTCTTAGGTCGAGGTGTGCCGCTCGCGCCCCACCTCGACagcatccggtgaaattgcataaagcgaaattcaaaatacaaaattcgTAATATTAACCATTCATGAAAATATAAGTgtcttacatcatttaaaagcttaacgtcttgttaatccagccactttgtcagatttcaaaaaagctttatggtGAAAACATACCGTGCGATTACCTGAGGAccgcgccccgcatacaaaagcattacaaacattttccaaacaagcAGAGGCATCACAaatgtcagaaatagcgataaaataaatcacttacctttgatgatcttcctctgtatgcaatcccaagggtcccagctacataacaaatggttgttttgttcgataaagtcctttttCATATCACAAAAAAGTTATAGAAGTTAGAAGTTAGTTGGCGTGCTTGATCCGCTGGTTTCCCTCGTTCAGCATGCATACAAAGGAATcccaaaagttaccaataaacttcatccaaacaagtcaaacaccGTTTCTAAtaaatcctcaggtaccctaatatgtaaataaacaataaaatttaagacggaatgtagtatgttcattaccggagataaataacgaggTGCACACCCTCAGCCACGTGAAAAGACAAAAGGGACACTCATCATGGACACATTTTAGAACTATTCTCACATGAATCATGTATTTTGCACACGAACAGCCGCCCGTCCGGGaataagaaatcatgaatgtatttacatGTGAGTGCCTTTGTTTATCGTTTATCTCTGTCAGAACCAGCCCTGCTTAGAAAGGATGTGGGTTGGCCTTTCAGCGGCAcgcttgtaaggctctgattgtccgaAAGCGTCCGGGAACATCTCTTCTACTGTTGTTCACTCTGGAAGATAGACAGACAGTTGTGTTGACGGTTCCCATTGGTGTTGATGGTAGGAATCCAGTGATTTGAGACTCGTAGTAAGATGGGATGGTTTGAAGAGTAGAATGGTGGTCCCTCTAAGATTTGCTTTTCTCAATATTTgacttaggacagctaatcagcctTACCAGTGATTGTCTGCGAGTTGAGCTTCTTGCCTACACCTCGTGTTGATTATTCAGGATTCAGACAACTTTACACACAACACCCGCAACCTGCCAATGTTCTGGTCTGAAATGTTCATTCTTATCCAGTTCTTTTAAGCTGGTGGAAAAGGACGGTTCCATCAGGCTGACATGCTCTTGTGACCTCACTCTGGGTGTGGCAACTTACTGGGTGTGGCTACTTACTGGGTGTGGCTACTTACTGGGTGTGGCTACTTACTGGGTGTGGCTACTTACTGTGCAAAGGATATGATTGCAAGTTATCTCTTATGACTCCTAAAATCACATGCCTATCTTATTAACAAAAATACGTTCATCCTTTTTCATTTTATGGATGGAAACTTGACAGATTAATGGGATATACTTTCCAAGTGACAGTATTTCGTCCTTACAATTTTTAATGACGTCACAAAATGAAAACCCGACATTAGTTTTCTACAGCTCCCCACTGACCATTCTCAGCATtcttatgttagaaatattgttccactATTCACTTTTTCGAACGTGTTAGAGTTTTGGCTGGAAAAGgtctgttaacttcttgaaactccccataccggatctgggattgtgactaaagcctcaggctcattagcataacgcaacgttaacgatttctgaaaatcgcaaataaaatgaaaataatgcgtctgctctcaagcttagccttttcttaacaacactgtcatctcagattttcaaaatatgcttttgaaccatagaaattgacaaatttgtgtaagagtatgcaaagctagcatagcattttgagtagcatttagcacgcaacattttcacaaaaaccagataaccaaataaataaaatcatttacctttgaagagcttctgatgttttcaatgaggagattctcagttacataccaaatgcgcagtttttcctgaaagcgtctgtgtgtaggagaaatcgttccgttttctacattgcgtctggctaccgaaacgaaccgaaaattcagtcacctacaacgtaaaactttttccgtattaactacataatatcgaccgaaacatggcaaacgttgtttggaatcaatcctcaaggtgttttttcacatatctcttcattgatatgcagttcgtggaagcttgctttcctctctgtatcccatggaaaaatactggcaggtgacttttgcgcaccaatttcggcgcaggacaccgggcggacacctggtaaatgtggtctcttatggtcaatcttccaatgatctgcctacaaatacgtcacaatgctgcagacaccttggggaaacgacagaaagggcaggctcattcctctcgcattcacagccatataaggagacaatggaaaacagagcctcaaaaatcctgctcatttcctggatgccatctcatcttggttttgcctgaagctcacgttctagggcacgcacagagaatatcttggtagttctggacacgtcagagtgttttctttcgaaagctatcaattatatgcatagtcgagcatctttttgtgacaaaatatcttgtttaaaacgggaacgtttttcatccaaaaatgaaatagcgcccccatagatgtaagaggttaacctctctagggggtgtgggacgaggagcgtcccatctggccaacatccagtgaaattgcagagcaccatattcaaaaacagaaataatcattataaaaattcataaaacatacaagtgttgtACATCGGTTTAAATATTAACTTCTTTTTAATCCAACCACgttgtctgatttcaaaaaggctttacggtgaaagcataccatgcgattatctgagaacagcgcccagcagacaaatcattacaaacagttaccagccaagtagaggagttacacaagtcagaaataacgataaaatgaatcacttacctttgatgatcttcatatgtttgctctcacaagactcccatttactcaataaatgtttattttgttcgataaagtcctctTTATAttcaaaaacctcagttttgtttgcgTGTTTTGTTGAGTAATCCACAGCCTCAaaggcagtcacaacaggcagacgaaaAATCTGGACGTATCagtaaagtttgtagaaacatgttaaacaatgtttataatcaatcctcaggttgttttttagtCATagtaatcaataatatttcaaccggacaaaagatttgtcaatataaaaggaaaacaagaaagatgaaaaactacaaacataacaaaatcccacttcctggatggatttatctcaggttttcgcctgccatttcagttctgttatactcacagacactattgtaATAGTTTTAGAAACTTAGGATTGTCTTCTATCCATATCTACtcattatatgcatatcctagcttctaggcctgagtagcaggcagttaactttaggcacgcttttcatctagaggtgaaaatagtgcccctacCTAGTGATGTTAATTATTGATTGGGTTAATTAGTGATTGGGAGCCGgagatcgaacccgggtctgtagtaatgCCATGAGTACTGCAGATGCAGAAGCGCTGCGCAACTCGGTCCACTATTGACCTAccatcctgtactgtactgttgacccactgtaatatactgtatggtTGACCTATTGTACTATACTGGAATGTTGaccaactgtactgtactgttgacctactgtactgttgacctactgtactgttgacctactgtactgtactgtactgtactgttgacctactgtactgtactgttgacctactgtactgtactgtactgtactgttgacctactgtactgtactgttgacatactgtactgtactgtactgttgatatactgtactgtactgttgacctactgtactgtactgttgacctactgtactgttgacctactgtactgtactgttgacctactgtactatactgttgacctactgtactgtactgttgacctactgtaatgtactgtactgttgacctactgtactgtactgttgacctactgtactctactgttgacctactgtactctactgttgacctactgtactgtactgttgacctactgtactgtactgttgacctactgtactgtaatgtactgtactgttgacctactgtactgtactgttgacctaccgtactgtactgttgaactaccgtactgtactgttgacctactgtactgttgacctaccgtactgtactatactgtactgttgacctactgtactgttgacctactgtactgttgacctactgtactgtactgtactgtactgtactgttgacctactgtactgtactgttgacctactgtactgtactgtactgttgacctaccgtactgtactgtactgtactgttgaccctactgtactctactgttgacctactgtactgtactgttgacctactgtactgtaatgtactgtactgttgacctactgtactgtactgttgacctactgtactgtactgttgacctaccgtactgtactatactgtactgttgacctactgtactctactgtactgttgacctactgtactgtactgttgacctactgtactgtactgttgacctgctgtactgttgacctaccgtactgtactatactgtactgttgacctactgtactgttgacctactgtactgttgacctactgtactgtactgtactgttgacctactgtactgtactgttgacctactgtactgttgacctactgtactgtactgttgacctactgtactgtactgttgacctactgtactgttgacctactgtactgtactatactgtactgttgacctactgtactgttgacctactgtactgttgacctactgtactatactatactgtactgttgacctactgtactgtactgttgacctactgtactgttgacctactgtactgtactatactgtactgttgacctactgtactgtactgtactgttgacctactgtactgtactgtactgtactgttgacctactgtactgtactgtactgttgacctactgtactgtactgttgacctactgtactgttgacctactgtactgtactatactgtactgttgacctactgtactgttgacctactgtactatactatactgtactgttgacctactgtactgtactgttgacctactgtactgttgacctactgtactatactatactgtactgttgacctactgtactgtactgttgacctactgtactgttgacctactgtactgtactgtactgtactgttgacctactgtactgtactgtactgttgacctactgtactgtactgggttaTGAATATATTGTACTATACTGGTTTATGAATGTATTGTACTGGGCTGGAGTGTAAACTTGTGTGGCTAAAAGCAAAATCAGTGTTTGTAATCATATAATCATGTAATCTTGAAGTCATATAatcatgtaatcatgtaatcatgtaatcaCGTAATCATGTAATCATTTTTGTATACATATGCTTTCCACGCTCATCGTCTAAGAAAGTTCAATTTGATAAAAGCGAAGGATTTTAAAACATCCTAGTCTTGTTTCGGTTTAGGTCCTGACAGGCTAGTTAGGGACATGAATGGAAAGAAAAGGAGGATATGTGAGCAGACATTCAGATGGTCCTTAACTTTATTTAACAAGCTTATTTCTGCTTCATCTGAGACCACTTACCACTGACAATCGACTTAAAATTAGTGATATTTCCACTCCATCTACTTTTACCTCACTTTCAGTATGAATAGTCTGCTAGACCACCAGACccctttcactgtgtgtgtgtgtgtgtgtgtgtgtgtgtgtgtgtgtgtgtgtgtgtgtgtgtgtgtgtgtgtgtgtgtgtgtgtgtgtgtgtgtgtgtgtgtgtgtgtgtgtgtatgtagggagggaggggtgtggaaGGAGGAAGGTGGGGGTTGGAAAGGAGGTAGgcctatatatagagagacaacACCTCACCTGATTGGTTCCTAAAGAAAAATTGACACACATGATTGGTTGTAGGAAAAATCCCTGCCCACACCATACCCCATCGTGTGTTACAGCTGTGTAACCTGGGATTTACAACTACAAACCATTTTGGCGCAAGTTAGACGTTACATTTGTGTCAAAATGCATTTTCTTCGTAACAAAGTGCTCAGTGAGGTAGGTACGAAAGGTAATTATTGGTTGAATTTCTAATGTTCTTGTTCCTGTTGTGGTCCTGGCAGGTTAGGGACATGAATGCCATGAATGACATTCTAAAGAGACATGATGTACTCTATTTTAAAAGGTGCCTTCTTTTGTATGGATCATCTGAGGCCACTTACAACCAACTTAAAAATGTGTGATATTTCCACTCCATCTCACCTTACCTCAGCTTTCACTTTCAGTATGAATAAGTGTATGTGGGGGaatggagagggaaagggggaagggGCGGTTTTAAAATGTGGCTTATATAGAGAGGAGAAACCTGCAGTCTCTCTAATCATCTAGATCTCTGCCAGTCCACCACCATGTACCTgcacctcctcatcctcctccaacTCCTTTCCTCTGCTGGTGAGTTGATCTATTctatacattatatatctacGAAGAACCAGTGAAGTAAAGAAAGTACAGCTGATTATTCTCTATATAAGAACCAGCGAGTAAAGAAGGTATAGCTGATTATTCTCTATATAAGAACCAGCTAGTAAAGAAGGTATAGCTGATTATTCTCTATATAAGAACCAGTGAGTAAAGAAGGTATAGCTGATTATTCTCTATATAAGAACCAGTGTGTAAAGAAGGTATAGCTGATTATTCTCTATATAAGAACCAGTGAGTAAAGAAGGTACAGCTCATTATTCTCTGTATAAGAGTAAAGTGAGTAAAGAAGGTATAGCTGATTATTCTCTATATAAGAACCAGTGTGTAAAGAAGGTACAGCTGATTATTCTCTATATAAGAACCAGCTAGCAAAGAAGGTATAACTGATTATTCTCTATATAAGAACCAGTGTGTAAAGAAGGTATAGCTGATTATTCTCTATATAAGAACCAGCTAGTAAAGAAGGTACAGCTGATTATTCTCTATATAAGAACCAGCTAGCAAAGAAGATATAACTGATTATTCTCTATATAAGAACCAGCTAGTAAAGAAGGTATAGCTGATTATTCTCTATATAAGAACCAGCTAGTAAAGAAGGtacatgtcacgccttggtcttagtattttgtgttttagttaattagttggtcaggccagggtgtgacatgggtttatgttattgtgttgttgtattggggtttttgtaggcattgggattgtggttgattaggggtgtgtttagtttaggtttggctgcctgaggcggttctcaatcagagtcaggtgattcttgttgtctctgatggggaaccgtatttgaagtagcctgggtttcattgtgtatttcgtgggtgattgttcctgtctctgtgtagtgttcaccagataggctgtaataggtttcacgttccgtttgttgtttttgtatttattagttatttcatgtatcgttccgtttttcttcattaaagacatgagtaaccaccacgctgcatttcggtccgactctcattcaacaaacaaaGAACGCTGTTACAGTACAGCTGATTATTCTCTATATAAGAACCAGCTAGTAAAGAAGGTATAGCTGATTATTCTCTATATAAGAACCAGCTAGTAAAGAAGGTATAGCTGATTATTCTCTATATAAGAACCAGCTAGTAAAGAAGGTATAGCTGATTATTCTCTATATAAGAACCAGTGTGTAAAGAAGGTATAGCTGATTATTCTCTATATAAGAACCAGTGTGTAAAGAAGGTATAGCTGATTATTCTCTACAGAGAACCAGCTAGTAAAGAAGAGTACAGCTGATTATTCCCTAAAAATAATCACTTGGTAGCAGACAGTAAAGGATGTAGCTAATTGTTAACCAAATTGACCACAAATGATGTTGTTATTTTTTGGTCCTTGTGTGTCCCAGAAGACATAGTTAACATGgtatcctctttcctcctccttacAAAGGAGCCTCTGAGAGTGGTATTGTGGGTGGTAAGATGGCCAAGCCCCACTCAAGGCCCTATATGGTCTCTCTGCAACACAGAGGACACCATGTTTGTGGAGGAATGCTCATCCGGGAGACTTTGTCCTGACTTCAGCCACACTGCTTAAGGAAGTGAGTTTTTGTTTTTGTACGTAGACAACAAATGAATCAGATACTGTTTGTTTTGTCGCATCTTGTTACGTCTCTTGAGGAATTGTTCTATTGCATTCTATGTCTTGCGACCCGTTTTGATTTTCTGTTAGGGCTTATCCTTTAACGGCGGTTGCTTGGAGCCACGACTTAAGAAGTTGAAGAAGATTGTCAGAAGATTCCAGGTGTCCCATTACCATCGGCATCCATTACATGAGAATGCAACGCAGATCAGTTATGACGTCATGCTACTGAAGGTTCTTCAAGACACCCCTGATGTCTCCTTTCTACACTATATACTACTTATTTCCTATGAACTTTAAGGAACGCATTCAATTGATACTGATTATATTCACTGACATGAATATTTATACCGTTTTATTCAAGGTTTATTCTGAATTATACAAATAGAATGtaattatttgatttgatttcctcgTAGTTAAGGACCACAGCTCGTCCTAACCGAGTATGTGACGGTCACTGGACTCCCAAAGGAGGATGAACATATCCCAGCATCCCCCAAATGCTCCGTAGCTGGTTGGGGCAAGACCTATTCGAACAACAACCAGGGTTCTGGCGTTTTAATGGAAGTGGCAGTGACGGTGGAGGATGACTCTGAATGCAAGAGGATATGGCAGAAATACTTTGACAAAAAACAAATGATGTGCACTCGTACTACCGGAGGGAAAAGGATTTTGTCAGGTAACTAAATTAAATTTGGATCAAATGATTATAGTAATAGTAGAAGCAACACGTTGTAGAGGACAGCCAGTACAGGTTTTAGTTGATCAGATAAGCAGTGTTTATTTCTGTGTAACATTACTGTACTGAAACACTAAAACAGACGTTGAAGTGTTCACTTATTCTCCTTTCACAATCTCACTTCTGTATGTCTCTTCTCTAATTCctgttgttctgtgttccagGGAGATTCAGGAGGACCTCTTATTTGTAACAACAAGGCACAGGGTATCGTTGCTTTTAATTATCATGAGAGATGTGATGATTCCCAATATCCTCATGTGTTCATGAAAATCTCTTTCTTCATGCCCTGGATTAAAGAGGTGTTGCACGGATATGGTGCCAACATGTCTTTAAACAAGCAGTAATAAAGGACTAGGAAGTACATTGATGCTAGAGTGTACTAACATAATGAGTATCTATTCCTGCATAAATACACTTCTCATCATGCCCTGGATAGAGGACAAGTTTCTGATAAAGCTAAACCTTTATCCGTTCATAgttgttagagagagaaagagagacagagagaaagagacagagacaaacagacagagagggagtgtgtgtgtgtgtgtgtgtgcgtgcgtg
This region includes:
- the LOC135534805 gene encoding granzyme B-like — protein: MYLHLLILLQLLSSAGASESGIVGGKMAKPHSRPYMVSLQHRGHHVCGGMLIRETLGPQLVLTEYVTVTGLPKEDEHIPASPKCSVAGWGKTYSNNNQGSGVLMEVAVTVEDDSECKRIWQKYFDKKQMMCTRTTGGKRILSGN